A single genomic interval of Megalobrama amblycephala isolate DHTTF-2021 linkage group LG15, ASM1881202v1, whole genome shotgun sequence harbors:
- the LOC125247001 gene encoding kunitz-type serine protease inhibitor bitisilin-3-like → MPIQYKSLSLIFSPNLEACSLKPDEGTGDEVVIYMHYDAEKDSCHPFRYSGQGGNANRFITEKQCMRNCSDRADQLYPQDERQACMLPKEVGKCTGRYLRYYYSPEHQTCKSFYWTGCVGNGNRFQCSRYVIKLIVNNIGQEDYSGESGVSVGIILGVALGLIGVIIFTVVIVFAVKKKSSHSQVSYEKCKTNNVYYIPT, encoded by the exons ATGCCTATACAG TACAAATCACTCTCACTTATTTTTTCTCCAAATCTAGAGGCCTGCAGTCTGAAACCAGATGAAGGGACGGGAGATGAGGTTGTGATTTATATGCACTACGATGCAGAAAAAGACTCTTGTCATCCATTTCGGTACAGCGGGCAGGGTGGAAATGCAAACCGTTTCATAACCGAGAAGCAGTGCATGAGAAACTGTTCAGACAGAGCTGATCAGCTGTACCCTCAAGACG agAGACAAGCTTGCATGCTTCCAAAAGAAGTGGGGAAATGTACTGGTCGCTATCTCAGGTATTACTACAGTCCTGAACATCAAACATGTAAGTCTTTCTACTGGACCGGATGCGTGGGAAATGGAAACCGATTTCAATGCAGCAGGTATGTGATTAAACTTATAGTTAATA ATATAGGCCAAGAGGACTATTCAGGTGAATCAGGTGTATCGGTCG GAATTATCTTGGGCGTTGCACTTGGTCTTATTGGTGTCATTATTTTCACTGTGGTGATTGTCTTTGCTGTCAAGAAGAAGTCTTCTCACAGCCAGGTGTCATATGAGAAGTGCAAAACaaataatgtatattatataccCACATAA
- the LOC125247906 gene encoding kunitz-type serine protease inhibitor bitisilin-3-like has product MWFTMRELGIILFIFALNHNIQAQTLKPEACSLKPDEGTGEEVVIYMHYDEEKDTCQPFRYSGQGGNANRFITEKQCMRNCSDRADQLYPQDDKLACMLPKEVGKCTGRYLRYYYSPEHHTCKSFYWTGCEGNGNRFFSLARCNATCFNIADLGLEDYSGESDVPVGIILGVVFGLIGAVILVVVIVFAVKKKPSSKKRQKKDGKSAEQPLKEQAIEMGGGEAQPATLEISTAQN; this is encoded by the exons ATGTGGTTCACTATGAGGGAACTTGGaatcattttgttcatttttgctCTAAACCACAACATTCAGGCCCAAACTCTGAAACCAG AGGCCTGCAGTCTGAAACCAGATGAAGGGACGGGAGAGGAGGTTGTGATTTATATGCACTACGATGAAGAAAAAGACACTTGTCAACCATTTCGGTACAGCGGGCAGGGTGGAAATGCAAACCGTTTCATAACTGAGAAGCAGTGCATGAGAAACTGTTCAGACAGAGCTGATCAGCTGTACCCTCAAGACG ACAAACTAGCTTGCATGCTTCCAAAAGAAGTGGGGAAATGTACTGGTCGCTATCTCAGGTATTACTACAGTCCTGAACATCACACATGTAAGTCTTTCTACTGGACCGGATGTGAGGGAAACGGAAACCGATTTTTCTCACTTGCCCGGTGCAATGCCACGTGTTTCAATATAGCAG ATCTAGGCCTAGAGGACTATTCAGGTGAATCAGATGTACCAGTCG GAATTATCTTGGGCGTTGTGTTTGGCCTTATTGGTGCCGTTATTCTCGTTGTGGTGATTGTCTTTGCTGTCAAGAAGAA GCCTAGCTCGAAGAAACGTCAGAAAAAAGATGGGAAGTCAGCAGAGCAGCCGCTGAAAGAGCAGGCCATTGAGATGGGAGGAGGGGAAGCACAGCCAGCCACTCTTGAAATCTCTACAGCCCAAAATTGA